One genomic window of Luteitalea pratensis includes the following:
- a CDS encoding PhoPQ-activated pathogenicity-related family protein encodes MFIRLLPVALAGLLAVGTSALAQPLRVPASARSATALDRYVSTPDPAYKWSVVSTRQEGTLTVTTLEMTSQTWRTADEVDRTEWKHYLTVIRPETIESDTSLLYIAGGGNDRATLPKTDAMLAAIASGTKTIVTELRMIPNQPLTFFKDGVARKEDDLIAYGWRKYLDGGDDQWLARFPMTKAAVRAMDTVQAFAQSPEGGRRAITKFVVSGGSKRGWTTWTTAAVDSRVVAIMPAVIDVLNLKPSMIHHYRAYGFWAPAVSEYVTHGVMDRMGDPRFDKLLALVEPYSYRDRLATIPKFIINASGDQFFLPDSWQFYFDDLKGEKYLRYVPNADHSLKDTNAPTSLLAFYGAIVKGVARPKFDWSADKDGTLVIRPETKPRQVTFWQATNPEARDFRIETLGPVWKGTEVQPDAQGVYRARVTKPVKGFTAGFLEVEFDYGGPALLTFSTGVRVMPDILPFAAPRPGQPAAPSQP; translated from the coding sequence ATGTTCATCCGTCTGCTGCCGGTCGCCCTGGCCGGGTTGCTCGCTGTCGGCACGTCTGCACTGGCGCAACCACTCCGCGTTCCCGCCTCGGCTCGGTCCGCGACGGCTCTCGATCGCTACGTCTCGACGCCCGACCCGGCCTACAAGTGGTCGGTCGTCAGCACCCGCCAGGAGGGGACGCTGACTGTCACCACGCTCGAGATGACGTCGCAGACGTGGCGGACGGCAGACGAGGTCGATCGGACGGAGTGGAAGCATTACCTGACGGTGATCAGGCCGGAGACGATCGAAAGCGACACGTCGCTGCTGTACATCGCCGGCGGCGGCAACGACCGCGCCACGCTTCCGAAGACCGACGCCATGCTGGCGGCCATTGCCTCCGGTACGAAAACGATCGTCACCGAGCTGCGGATGATCCCGAATCAGCCGCTGACGTTCTTCAAGGACGGCGTCGCGCGCAAGGAGGACGACCTCATCGCTTATGGCTGGCGCAAGTACCTCGATGGCGGTGACGACCAGTGGCTCGCACGCTTTCCGATGACCAAGGCTGCCGTCCGCGCCATGGACACGGTACAGGCGTTCGCGCAGTCGCCCGAGGGCGGCCGGCGTGCGATCACGAAGTTCGTCGTCTCCGGCGGTTCCAAGCGCGGCTGGACGACGTGGACGACCGCGGCGGTCGACAGCCGCGTCGTCGCGATCATGCCGGCGGTGATCGACGTCCTCAACCTGAAGCCGTCGATGATCCATCACTATCGCGCCTACGGCTTCTGGGCGCCGGCGGTCAGTGAGTACGTGACCCACGGGGTGATGGATCGCATGGGCGATCCGCGCTTCGACAAGCTGCTCGCGCTGGTCGAGCCGTACTCGTATCGCGATCGTCTGGCCACCATACCGAAGTTCATCATCAACGCCAGCGGCGACCAGTTCTTCCTGCCCGATTCCTGGCAGTTCTACTTCGACGATCTGAAGGGCGAGAAGTACCTGCGCTACGTGCCCAACGCCGACCACTCTCTCAAGGACACCAACGCGCCGACCAGCCTGTTGGCCTTCTATGGCGCGATCGTCAAGGGAGTGGCGCGCCCGAAGTTCGACTGGTCAGCCGACAAGGACGGCACGCTCGTGATCCGCCCGGAGACGAAACCGCGGCAGGTGACGTTCTGGCAGGCAACCAACCCCGAGGCGCGTGACTTCCGTATCGAGACTCTCGGGCCGGTGTGGAAGGGCACCGAGGTGCAGCCTGATGCGCAGGGCGTCTATCGCGCCAGGGTCACGAAGCCCGTGAAGGGCTTTACCGCCGGTTTCCTGGAGGTGGAGTTCGACTACGGCGGCCCGGCCCTGCTGACCTTTTCGACGGGTGTCCGGGTGATGCCAGACATCCTTCCATTCGCTGCGCCGCGGCCAGGTCAGCCAGCAGCGCCGTCACAGCCCTGA
- a CDS encoding SpoIIE family protein phosphatase gives MTPTTTSRPRALLRVAVAALGVWLAVVAALNLFIVGRAATDENVFIDPLSYLYVVEHVEGQLGTPRSLGPQAPFVPRQADAGDAIAPGDVVMEIEGERLLGPAEARARVAGKPTVEVLVFRARKDQVLSVVLPAPALIDALRSIDKTVLVVQVTPGGASDRAGMLPGDIITRINGEGFSGALDADRIMRTSQVGRVSAYDVLRDGESVTLEVRLSAFGIGIAALILFLVGGLYIVSGTLLATFRAHIKAAYYLGLGWMGMGFTIAVLTRPRRTLPTWYVLTSDVTLAICATLGVAFWLHSMKYFPRERPGLVARRWAIFGAYALALALAGASLAITWTAPFNIDFLFYRGTVIMLAYATVATMRTRRTYSAEDRQISRATSAMTGIAVGFTLATVAVSLLVRRPNAAGIGAPIIQIFRALLYLGVLVVHLLVIGRYRLLELDLRIRRNVQYLLVSSAWTTLIVGAGLLFWWWMMHLQLPLPNIRLTSDALEVLPTPVDASRRAVIEKGVLIAAAVVFAYGFRALLKRGHRFLAEQYYQEGYDYRRATREFSEVMGPRMDLDGLADGLLTVIDRLMPVKRAGVVFVQGDRLVSSKRSIGFDTSEWDVFCTGCVEDAVGVLRASRGAEMDTEYAPPRLRLALRRAQIHHLYPIGGHNELRGVVFIGEKLSEAAYTADDFAFLGVIAGQAALLVENAFLYENLAAQERVRQELAIARRIQLESLPQRPPRVQGLEVYGVSVPAQEVGGDYFDYLDGNDGHLAVMIGDVSGKGTSAALYMSKLQGIVRSLHGFDLAPKQLFVRTNDLLGRDMERRSFVTVLGAFFDSRARTLTVARGGHLPLYQWVAATGAVRRWLPRGLGLGLTASELFTSELEELPLTYAQGDVFLFVTDGITEAHGMDREEFGEARLITLFTTLATTRTPVSGIVSAVNAAAAEHAAGAPQADDQTVIAVRAV, from the coding sequence ATGACGCCGACGACGACCAGTCGCCCCCGCGCCCTGTTACGTGTAGCCGTCGCTGCGCTCGGGGTGTGGCTGGCCGTGGTCGCGGCCCTGAATCTCTTCATCGTCGGCCGCGCCGCGACCGACGAGAACGTGTTCATCGATCCGCTCTCGTACCTCTACGTCGTCGAGCACGTGGAGGGACAACTGGGCACGCCGCGTTCGCTCGGGCCGCAAGCGCCGTTCGTGCCGCGGCAGGCCGACGCTGGCGACGCCATCGCGCCCGGCGACGTGGTCATGGAGATCGAGGGCGAGCGCCTGCTGGGCCCGGCGGAAGCTCGCGCGCGTGTTGCCGGCAAGCCCACCGTCGAGGTCCTGGTGTTCCGCGCCCGCAAGGACCAGGTCCTTTCGGTTGTCCTGCCGGCGCCGGCGCTCATCGACGCACTCCGATCGATCGACAAGACGGTGCTGGTCGTGCAGGTTACGCCGGGTGGCGCGTCCGATCGCGCGGGCATGCTGCCCGGCGACATCATCACGCGGATCAACGGCGAGGGGTTCTCGGGCGCACTCGATGCCGACCGCATCATGCGGACGTCGCAGGTCGGCCGCGTCAGCGCCTACGACGTGCTCCGCGACGGCGAGTCGGTCACGCTCGAAGTCCGGCTGTCGGCGTTCGGCATCGGCATCGCCGCGCTGATCCTGTTCCTCGTCGGCGGGCTCTACATCGTCAGCGGCACGCTGCTGGCCACGTTCCGCGCGCACATCAAGGCTGCCTACTACCTCGGCCTCGGGTGGATGGGCATGGGATTCACGATCGCGGTGCTGACGCGACCGCGACGCACGCTGCCGACCTGGTACGTGCTCACCTCGGACGTGACCCTGGCGATTTGCGCCACACTCGGCGTCGCGTTCTGGCTGCACTCGATGAAGTACTTCCCGCGGGAGCGTCCGGGGCTGGTGGCGCGCCGATGGGCGATCTTCGGCGCGTACGCCCTTGCGCTGGCGCTCGCGGGGGCGAGCCTCGCGATCACGTGGACGGCGCCGTTCAACATCGACTTCCTGTTCTACCGCGGCACGGTGATCATGCTGGCGTATGCCACGGTCGCGACCATGCGCACGCGGCGGACGTACAGTGCGGAGGATCGGCAGATCTCGCGTGCGACGTCGGCGATGACGGGGATTGCGGTGGGCTTCACCCTCGCCACGGTGGCAGTGTCCCTGCTGGTCCGGCGCCCCAACGCGGCCGGTATCGGGGCGCCGATCATCCAGATCTTCAGGGCGCTGCTCTACCTCGGTGTGCTCGTGGTGCACCTGCTGGTGATCGGCCGCTACCGTCTGCTCGAGCTCGATCTCCGCATCCGCCGCAACGTGCAGTACCTACTGGTCAGCTCCGCGTGGACAACGCTCATCGTCGGCGCCGGCCTGCTGTTCTGGTGGTGGATGATGCACCTGCAGCTGCCGCTGCCCAACATCCGGCTGACGAGCGACGCACTCGAGGTTTTGCCGACGCCAGTCGACGCCTCGCGCCGCGCCGTGATCGAGAAGGGCGTGCTCATCGCCGCAGCCGTCGTCTTCGCGTACGGCTTTCGGGCGCTGCTCAAGCGCGGTCACAGGTTCCTTGCCGAGCAGTACTACCAAGAGGGGTACGACTACCGTCGCGCCACACGTGAGTTCAGCGAGGTCATGGGGCCCCGCATGGACCTCGACGGCCTGGCCGACGGCCTGCTGACGGTCATCGACAGGCTCATGCCCGTCAAGCGTGCCGGCGTGGTGTTCGTGCAGGGCGACCGCCTGGTCAGCTCGAAGCGCTCGATCGGCTTTGACACCAGCGAGTGGGACGTCTTCTGCACGGGATGCGTGGAGGATGCCGTCGGTGTGCTGCGGGCCTCGCGTGGCGCGGAGATGGATACCGAGTACGCACCGCCTCGCCTGCGGCTCGCGCTGCGACGCGCACAGATCCATCATCTCTACCCGATCGGCGGCCACAACGAGTTGCGCGGCGTGGTCTTCATCGGCGAAAAGCTGTCGGAAGCGGCGTACACGGCCGACGATTTCGCATTCCTCGGCGTGATCGCCGGGCAGGCCGCGCTCCTCGTGGAGAACGCGTTCCTCTACGAGAACCTCGCTGCCCAGGAACGAGTACGCCAGGAACTGGCGATCGCCAGGCGCATCCAGCTCGAGTCGCTGCCACAGCGGCCGCCGCGCGTCCAGGGGCTCGAGGTGTATGGCGTGTCGGTGCCGGCGCAGGAGGTCGGTGGCGACTACTTCGACTACCTCGACGGCAACGACGGACACCTGGCCGTGATGATCGGCGACGTCAGTGGCAAGGGCACGTCCGCAGCCCTGTACATGTCGAAGCTCCAAGGAATCGTGCGCTCGCTGCACGGCTTCGATCTGGCGCCAAAGCAGCTGTTCGTGCGGACCAACGACCTGCTCGGCCGCGACATGGAGCGGCGCTCGTTCGTGACCGTACTCGGCGCGTTCTTCGATAGTCGTGCGCGCACGCTGACGGTCGCGCGCGGCGGGCACCTGCCGCTCTACCAGTGGGTGGCCGCGACAGGAGCGGTGCGGCGCTGGCTGCCGCGCGGGCTGGGACTCGGGCTCACCGCCAGCGAGCTCTTCACCAGCGAACTCGAGGAACTGCCCCTCACCTACGCGCAGGGGGACGTCTTCCTTTTCGTCACCGACGGCATCACCGAGGCGCACGGCATGGACCGCGAGGAGTTCGGCGAGGCACGCCTCATCACGCTGTTCACGACGCTGGCCACCACCCGGACGCCGGTCTCCGGCATCGTCAGCGCTGTCAACGCCGCGGCCGCCGAGCATGCGGCCGGGGCACCCCAGGCCGACGACCAGACCGTCATCGCGGTCAGGGCGGTCTAG
- a CDS encoding FemAB family XrtA/PEP-CTERM system-associated protein, whose translation MTTMPLAVTVESSRADWDAFVATHPDATAYHAWDWRDVFGPVFGHEPIYLAARDGGRVVGVLPVVSFRSRLFGQFFCSLPFVNYGGVLATTPDAAAPLLAEAARLARERGAAHVELRHVDRQVPDSPVRQHKVTMLLRLQETADAQWTALDNKVRNMVRKAEKSELTSESGGSELLDAFYAVFSVNMRDLGTPVYPTRFFAAVLKACGPAARLHVVRHQGRPVAASMTIAHRNRVEVPWASSLREVRTMNPNMLLYWHMLREVIAGGGRVFDFGRSTPGEGTFHFKKQWKAEPVPLHWEYALISRDAPPDQSPGSGKFAMAIELWKKLPVPVANTIGPLIIGNIP comes from the coding sequence ATGACCACCATGCCCCTGGCCGTCACTGTCGAATCCAGCCGCGCCGATTGGGACGCCTTCGTCGCGACGCATCCCGACGCCACCGCGTACCACGCGTGGGACTGGCGTGACGTGTTCGGTCCGGTGTTCGGCCACGAGCCGATCTACCTGGCAGCCCGCGACGGTGGCCGCGTCGTCGGCGTGCTGCCGGTCGTGTCGTTCAGGAGCCGGCTGTTCGGGCAATTCTTCTGCTCGCTGCCCTTCGTGAACTACGGCGGCGTACTCGCCACCACGCCGGACGCGGCGGCGCCGTTGCTGGCCGAGGCCGCACGCCTCGCGCGCGAACGCGGCGCCGCGCACGTCGAACTGCGCCACGTCGATCGGCAGGTGCCCGACTCACCGGTGCGCCAGCACAAGGTGACCATGCTGCTGCGCCTGCAGGAGACCGCGGACGCGCAATGGACCGCGCTCGACAACAAGGTCCGCAACATGGTTCGCAAGGCGGAGAAGAGCGAGCTGACCAGCGAGTCGGGCGGCAGCGAACTGCTCGACGCCTTCTATGCCGTCTTCAGCGTCAACATGCGCGACCTCGGGACGCCGGTGTACCCGACCCGGTTCTTCGCTGCCGTCCTGAAGGCCTGCGGGCCAGCGGCGCGCCTGCACGTCGTGCGACACCAGGGCAGGCCCGTGGCCGCATCGATGACGATCGCCCACCGGAACCGTGTCGAAGTGCCGTGGGCGTCGTCGCTGCGCGAGGTGCGGACCATGAATCCCAACATGTTGCTCTACTGGCACATGCTGCGCGAGGTGATCGCCGGAGGGGGACGCGTCTTCGACTTCGGCCGATCGACGCCGGGCGAAGGCACGTTCCACTTCAAGAAGCAGTGGAAGGCCGAACCCGTCCCGTTGCACTGGGAGTACGCGCTCATCTCGCGCGACGCCCCGCCCGATCAGAGTCCCGGCAGTGGCAAGTTCGCGATGGCCATCGAACTCTGGAAGAAGCTGCCCGTGCCGGTCGCCAACACCATCGGTCCGCTCATCATCGGGAACATACCGTAA
- a CDS encoding RNA polymerase sigma factor — protein sequence MRVIPAAVLSAGVRVAEAVAPLALDEAEFRAFHARTARSLAAYLRRSLPAEDVEDAVQEAYLRLLRTPHASLPIDERRAYLYRIAANLVNDAWRARKKAPTAGLDPDALPGRSSHPAAGVDMTRAMGRLRVQERTMLWLAYVEQASHREIASALSIKEGSVRVLLSRARQKLAVALGIRR from the coding sequence GTGCGCGTCATTCCTGCCGCCGTGCTGTCAGCGGGCGTTCGCGTGGCTGAAGCCGTCGCGCCGCTCGCCCTCGACGAGGCCGAGTTCCGCGCATTCCATGCGCGGACGGCGCGGAGCCTTGCGGCCTACCTGCGTCGCAGCCTGCCGGCCGAGGACGTCGAGGACGCGGTGCAGGAGGCGTACCTCCGGTTGCTGCGGACGCCGCACGCGAGCCTGCCGATCGACGAACGGCGTGCCTATCTGTACCGGATCGCCGCCAACCTGGTGAACGACGCGTGGCGAGCCCGCAAGAAGGCACCAACGGCAGGTCTGGACCCCGACGCACTGCCGGGACGGTCGTCACACCCGGCCGCCGGCGTCGACATGACACGCGCGATGGGCCGCCTGCGGGTCCAGGAACGAACGATGCTGTGGCTCGCGTACGTGGAGCAGGCAAGCCACCGCGAGATTGCCTCGGCCCTGTCGATCAAGGAAGGCAGCGTGCGCGTGCTGCTCTCCCGGGCGCGTCAGAAGCTGGCCGTTGCGCTCGGCATTCGCCGTTGA
- a CDS encoding CocE/NonD family hydrolase produces MRRSVPHVLLASLVATLCSLTLLVQAQAPAVAPSRTARDTHVKAEHLVAMRDGTRLHTAVYAPKTCTPGGAPILLERTPYSASPYGPDTYRQMVGPSRAFADEPWIVAYQDVRGRYMSEGEWEEVRPYKPGKRGTEWDESSDAYDTIDWLVKNVPCNNGNVGMWGISYPGFYVLAALIDAHPALKAVSPQAPVTDYYLNDDSYHNGAFLLAHNFSFYVDFPPRGRQPRRPQRDTEFNYGTRDGYRFYLDGGSLMEMSRKYGLDKNPYWMMNHDHTAYDDFWKARSIWRHFKNVTPAVLVVGGWYDAEDLNGALRTFRVLREQSPNTESHLAMGPWTHGGWARSDGARTGAMEFGQPTSLHYRTEIEQRFFARLLHGGAAPSVPGVSIFETGTNRWLTADTWPPKAVPRAYYFGGEGTLSATAPTAQEALDEYVSDPANPVPLVGVEAIGMPRDYMASDQSFAARRPDVRVYRGPELTEDVTVRGSIGVDLHVSTTGTDSDFIVKVLDEVTEGGQAGKQILVRGEPFRGKYRKSFEKPVPFTPGEPDEIRFELADVAHTFRKGHRIVVHVQSTWLPLVDRNPQTFTDIPNAKPSDFVKATQRVYRSAARPSHITLPWVR; encoded by the coding sequence ATGCGCCGGTCCGTTCCGCACGTCCTCCTGGCCTCGCTCGTTGCGACGCTCTGCTCGCTCACGCTGCTCGTGCAGGCCCAGGCGCCCGCGGTCGCCCCGTCCCGCACCGCCCGCGACACGCACGTCAAGGCCGAGCACCTCGTCGCGATGCGCGACGGGACCAGGCTGCACACCGCCGTCTATGCACCTAAGACGTGTACACCTGGAGGCGCGCCGATCCTGCTGGAGCGGACACCGTACAGCGCGAGTCCCTACGGACCCGACACCTACCGCCAGATGGTCGGACCGTCACGCGCGTTCGCCGACGAACCGTGGATCGTGGCCTATCAGGACGTTCGCGGGCGGTACATGTCGGAAGGCGAATGGGAGGAGGTCCGTCCGTACAAGCCAGGCAAGCGCGGAACGGAATGGGACGAATCCTCTGACGCCTACGACACCATCGACTGGCTGGTGAAGAACGTGCCGTGCAACAACGGAAACGTCGGGATGTGGGGCATCTCGTATCCCGGTTTCTACGTGCTCGCGGCGCTGATCGACGCGCATCCAGCGCTCAAGGCAGTCTCCCCACAAGCGCCGGTCACCGACTACTACCTGAACGACGACTCGTACCACAACGGCGCTTTCCTGCTGGCGCACAACTTCTCGTTCTACGTGGACTTCCCGCCGCGCGGCCGGCAGCCGCGGCGTCCGCAGCGCGACACCGAGTTCAACTACGGCACGAGGGACGGCTACCGCTTCTACCTGGACGGCGGATCGCTGATGGAAATGAGCCGGAAGTACGGGCTGGACAAGAACCCGTACTGGATGATGAACCACGACCACACGGCGTACGACGACTTCTGGAAGGCCCGTTCGATCTGGCGGCACTTCAAGAACGTGACCCCGGCAGTGCTGGTTGTCGGCGGCTGGTACGACGCAGAGGACCTGAACGGCGCGCTCCGCACGTTCCGCGTGCTGCGCGAGCAGAGCCCGAACACCGAGAGTCATCTCGCGATGGGGCCGTGGACGCACGGCGGGTGGGCTCGCAGCGACGGCGCAAGGACGGGCGCGATGGAGTTCGGGCAACCGACGTCCCTGCACTACCGGACCGAAATAGAACAGCGCTTCTTCGCTCGCCTGCTCCATGGTGGGGCGGCGCCTTCTGTCCCCGGCGTGTCCATCTTCGAAACAGGAACGAACCGCTGGCTCACCGCCGACACGTGGCCGCCGAAGGCCGTGCCACGTGCTTACTATTTTGGCGGCGAGGGCACGCTGTCGGCGACTGCGCCCACCGCGCAGGAGGCGCTCGACGAGTACGTGAGTGACCCGGCCAACCCGGTCCCACTTGTCGGCGTCGAGGCCATCGGCATGCCGCGCGACTACATGGCATCGGACCAGTCGTTCGCCGCGCGGCGCCCGGACGTGCGCGTGTACCGCGGTCCCGAGCTCACCGAGGACGTCACCGTGCGTGGTTCCATCGGCGTCGACCTGCACGTGTCGACGACCGGGACCGATTCGGACTTCATCGTGAAGGTGCTGGATGAAGTCACCGAAGGCGGCCAGGCCGGCAAGCAGATTCTCGTGCGCGGCGAGCCTTTCCGCGGCAAGTACCGGAAGTCGTTCGAGAAGCCGGTGCCCTTCACGCCAGGCGAGCCGGACGAGATCCGCTTCGAACTCGCGGACGTGGCCCACACCTTTCGCAAGGGCCACCGCATCGTGGTGCACGTCCAGAGCACGTGGCTGCCGTTGGTCGACCGCAATCCACAGACGTTCACCGACATCCCGAACGCGAAGCCCTCGGACTTCGTCAAGGCCACGCAGCGCGTATACCGGAGTGCCGCGCGGCCTTCACACATCACGCTCCCGTGGGTGAGGTAG
- a CDS encoding dipeptidase: MNKILDHIQTHRDDYIQQLKGFLAIPSISALPDHAPDVRRCGEWCVAELQRIGLNNVALHETPGHPIVYGEWLGAPGAPTMLFYGHYDVQPVDPLDLWETPPFEATVREGAIYARGSADDKGQIFMHLKAIEATLAQAGALPINVKVMLEGEEEVGSVNLDNFIAANKDLLKADVVVISDSPMFDRDVPSICYGLRGLAYFQVDVRGSSTDLHSGSYGGAVANPAIVLTQMLAQMKDKGGRIKIPGFYDAVVDVTEAEKKEFSRLPFNEKRWAREIGLPKPFGESGYSTLERKWARPTFEINGLLAGFTGEGAKTVIPARAMAKVSMRLVPNQDPQTIGKLFEDYMKKLAPKSVEVTVTHMHGGKPWTTGFDNDWVQAAGRAIEKGFGRKPVFVREGGSIPVVSTFQEVLGLPSVLFGIGLPGENAHAPNEWLDLGNFHNGVLAAAYLYDELSRVAR; encoded by the coding sequence ATGAACAAGATCCTCGACCACATCCAGACGCACCGCGACGACTACATCCAGCAACTGAAGGGGTTCCTTGCGATCCCCAGCATCAGCGCGCTGCCCGACCACGCGCCCGACGTGCGTCGCTGCGGCGAGTGGTGCGTCGCCGAATTGCAGCGCATCGGCCTGAACAACGTCGCGCTGCACGAGACGCCCGGTCATCCGATCGTATACGGCGAGTGGCTCGGCGCTCCAGGCGCGCCGACAATGCTGTTCTACGGGCATTACGACGTGCAGCCGGTCGACCCGCTGGACCTGTGGGAGACGCCGCCGTTCGAGGCCACTGTCCGCGAGGGCGCGATTTACGCGCGCGGCTCGGCCGACGACAAGGGACAGATCTTCATGCACCTCAAGGCCATCGAGGCGACGCTGGCACAAGCCGGGGCGTTGCCGATCAACGTCAAGGTGATGCTCGAGGGCGAGGAGGAAGTCGGCAGCGTGAATCTGGACAACTTCATCGCTGCCAACAAGGATCTCCTGAAGGCCGACGTCGTCGTGATCTCGGACTCGCCGATGTTCGATCGTGACGTGCCGTCGATCTGCTACGGGCTGCGCGGCCTCGCCTACTTCCAGGTCGACGTGCGCGGCAGCAGCACCGACCTGCACTCCGGCTCGTATGGCGGCGCCGTGGCCAACCCCGCGATCGTGCTGACGCAGATGCTGGCGCAGATGAAGGACAAGGGCGGGCGCATCAAGATCCCCGGTTTCTACGACGCGGTCGTGGACGTCACCGAAGCGGAGAAGAAGGAGTTCTCGCGGTTGCCGTTCAACGAGAAGCGGTGGGCCCGCGAGATCGGGCTGCCAAAGCCCTTCGGCGAAAGCGGCTACTCGACGCTCGAGCGCAAATGGGCGCGTCCGACGTTCGAGATCAACGGCCTGCTGGCCGGCTTCACCGGCGAGGGCGCGAAGACCGTGATTCCGGCCAGGGCCATGGCCAAGGTCAGCATGCGCCTCGTGCCGAACCAGGATCCGCAGACGATCGGCAAGCTCTTCGAGGACTACATGAAGAAGCTCGCGCCCAAGTCGGTGGAAGTGACCGTCACCCACATGCACGGCGGCAAGCCATGGACGACGGGGTTCGACAACGACTGGGTGCAGGCGGCGGGCCGGGCGATCGAGAAGGGCTTCGGACGCAAGCCGGTGTTCGTGCGCGAGGGAGGATCGATCCCCGTCGTGTCCACGTTCCAGGAGGTGCTCGGCCTGCCGAGCGTGCTTTTCGGCATCGGCCTGCCTGGCGAGAACGCGCACGCGCCCAACGAGTGGCTGGATCTTGGCAACTTCCACAACGGCGTGCTCGCCGCCGCGTACCTGTACGACGAGTTGTCGCGGGTCGCGCGCTGA
- a CDS encoding sulfurtransferase has translation MANDPEGYANPQLLATPSELANALASADTPLLLDLRPAEEYAAGHLPGAVHLDLFGISLIDTDPAPLRAFLWILEHLLASRGVDASRHVVVYDEKSGMRAARAFWALEYFGHEHTRLLDGGFGAWQAEGHPISTDPVVPTSTSWTGAATEDRLGTYRDVLDRLDKSDAVILDTRSDGEYRGTTVRAARGGCIPGAVHVEWTTNLRPDGSFKRADQLREMYTAAGVTPDKEVLTYCQGGYRAAHGYLALRLLGYPRVRNYVGSWKEWGDRLELPITLMPNA, from the coding sequence ATGGCAAACGACCCCGAGGGCTATGCCAATCCCCAGTTGCTCGCGACCCCGTCCGAACTCGCGAATGCGCTCGCGAGCGCCGACACGCCGCTGCTGCTCGACCTCAGGCCGGCCGAGGAATACGCGGCCGGACACCTGCCGGGCGCGGTGCATCTCGACCTGTTCGGCATCAGCCTGATCGATACCGATCCGGCGCCGTTGCGGGCCTTCCTGTGGATTCTGGAGCACCTGCTGGCTTCGCGTGGCGTGGACGCATCGCGACACGTCGTGGTCTACGACGAGAAGTCGGGCATGCGAGCCGCACGCGCGTTCTGGGCGCTCGAGTACTTCGGCCATGAGCACACGCGCCTGCTGGACGGCGGCTTCGGCGCGTGGCAGGCCGAAGGCCACCCGATCAGCACCGACCCGGTTGTGCCCACGTCCACGTCGTGGACGGGCGCTGCGACCGAGGATCGCCTTGGCACCTACCGGGATGTCCTGGATCGGCTCGACAAGAGTGATGCCGTCATCCTCGATACGCGCTCCGACGGTGAGTACCGCGGCACCACCGTGCGTGCTGCCCGCGGCGGCTGCATTCCTGGTGCGGTCCATGTCGAGTGGACGACGAACCTGCGCCCCGACGGGTCGTTCAAGCGCGCCGACCAACTGCGCGAGATGTACACGGCCGCCGGCGTGACGCCGGACAAGGAAGTGCTGACCTATTGCCAGGGCGGCTACCGCGCTGCACATGGCTACCTGGCGCTGCGCCTGCTCGGCTACCCGCGCGTGCGCAACTACGTCGGCTCGTGGAAGGAATGGGGCGATCGGCTCGAGCTGCCAATAACGCTAATGCCTAACGCCTAA
- a CDS encoding winged helix-turn-helix domain-containing protein, translated as MTERLRTQDDVPVGRLRGFRPRVRSIDSHADPSSPLNLDKLIHERLRLAIVSSLAVQDKLSFNDLKTLLRTTDGNLSVHARKLEDAGYISCTKTFEGRLPRSEYSLTRAGRVALDRYLGHMEALITVTRAGSAKHIEEATT; from the coding sequence ATGACTGAACGCCTACGGACGCAGGACGATGTGCCTGTCGGCCGTCTGCGAGGCTTTCGACCGCGTGTCCGGTCGATCGATTCGCATGCGGACCCGTCGTCTCCACTGAACCTCGACAAGCTGATCCACGAGCGACTGCGTCTCGCGATCGTCAGCTCTCTGGCCGTGCAGGACAAGCTGTCGTTCAACGACCTGAAGACATTGCTGCGCACGACCGACGGCAACCTGAGCGTGCACGCGCGCAAGCTGGAGGATGCGGGCTACATCAGCTGTACCAAGACGTTCGAAGGTCGCCTCCCTCGCAGCGAGTACTCGCTCACACGCGCCGGTCGCGTCGCCCTCGATCGCTACCTTGGCCACATGGAGGCGTTGATCACAGTCACGCGCGCCGGCAGTGCCAAGCACATCGAGGAAGCGACGACGTGA